Proteins from a single region of bacterium:
- a CDS encoding ATPase, with product MAEMKVELFRLLDQLEELMDSSRQIFGKAIFVDVEKFFFLLNRIRVTLPEEIKRAAQLEEERERILQKAREEAEAIVRRAREEAARLTEESEITKRAQQRGMEIIAEAERKSKEIMIGAEEYAKDVLVQLENYLSRVLSAARKGISELEERLKRKGGD from the coding sequence ATGGCGGAAATGAAAGTTGAGTTATTCAGGCTTTTAGACCAGTTGGAGGAATTAATGGATTCCTCTCGCCAGATATTCGGCAAGGCTATATTCGTTGATGTTGAGAAGTTCTTCTTTCTTCTGAATCGGATAAGAGTTACACTTCCCGAGGAGATAAAGAGAGCGGCTCAACTGGAGGAGGAAAGGGAGAGGATACTTCAAAAGGCGAGGGAGGAAGCGGAGGCGATTGTGAGGAGGGCAAGGGAAGAGGCGGCGAGATTGACGGAGGAGAGCGAGATCACGAAGAGAGCACAACAAAGGGGAATGGAGATAATAGCGGAAGCGGAGAGGAAAAGCAAGGAGATAATGATAGGGGCAGAGGAATACGCAAAGGATGTCCTCGTTCAACTGGAAAATTACCTTTCCCGTGTTTTAAGCGCTGCCCGCAAGGGCATTAGCGAATTGGAGGAAAGGTTGAAGAGAAAAGGAGGCGATTGA
- the coaD gene encoding pantetheine-phosphate adenylyltransferase codes for MIKAIYPGTFDPPTNGHLDLIERSARLFDVLIVAVGESMEKKPLFSLEERLDMLRELCAPYPNVEVAHFKGLLVNFAKEVGAKVIIRGLRAISDFEYEMQMALMNRKLAPNIETLFLMTSDRWSFLSSSLVKEVALLGGCIKDLVPPIVENYLREKKKNGGNES; via the coding sequence TTGATTAAAGCGATATATCCGGGAACATTTGACCCACCGACGAACGGGCATCTGGACCTCATAGAGAGGAGTGCGAGACTCTTTGATGTTTTGATAGTTGCTGTTGGGGAGTCCATGGAGAAGAAGCCCCTTTTTTCCCTTGAGGAGAGATTGGATATGCTAAGGGAGCTTTGTGCTCCATATCCCAATGTTGAGGTTGCCCATTTCAAGGGGCTTTTGGTGAATTTCGCCAAGGAGGTTGGGGCGAAGGTTATAATAAGGGGGTTGAGGGCAATTTCTGATTTTGAATACGAGATGCAGATGGCGTTGATGAATAGAAAACTCGCGCCAAACATAGAGACTCTTTTCCTGATGACCTCTGATCGGTGGTCATTTTTATCCTCAAGTTTGGTAAAGGAAGTCGCGTTATTAGGGGGATGCATAAAGGATTTAGTTCCCCCCATAGTAGAAAACTATTTAAGGGAGAAGAAGAAAAATGGCGGAAATGAAAGTTGA